Part of the Lotus japonicus ecotype B-129 chromosome 6, LjGifu_v1.2 genome, GGTTCCATCATACCTCTGATGTCTTGTGTGATGAAATTGTAGTTCCTGAAATCAGAGAGGAGGGACTTTTAGATGACATCGAAGATGAGATTTTTGAGCAGCTTTATTATCATTGCGAATTGGCATCGAATGGAGTAAGCAGGGTCACAAAACTCAGGGCGCTGGATATTTTGGACCCCGGGAGAACCAGGAAGGGACATGATGGAAAAAAGAGAGGTAGAAAGCCTA contains:
- the LOC130723929 gene encoding uncharacterized protein LOC130723929 encodes the protein MPFNDGFHHTSDVLCDEIVVPEIREEGLLDDIEDEIFEQLYYHCELASNGVSRVTKLRALDILDPGRTRKGHDGKKRGRKPRAEFAAIYGVGYFCWWGRVLLVYGQG